In the Mycolicibacter minnesotensis genome, TTGGCTGCGGCGGTGGCGATCATGCGTCGGGTCTGGGCGGGGGAGAAGATCACCGAGGCGGTGCTGCCGGTGGGACCTGCCCCGGTGCAACCGGGCGGACCGCCGCTGCTGGTCGGCACTATTGGTCCCAAGACCCTGCGCAGCGCAGCGACCTGGGCCGAGGGCCTGGCCGGCATCACCATGGACCTCGACGTGGCCAAGCAGAACGAACTGTTCGACGTCGGCCGGGATGCCTGGCGCCAGGCGGGGCGGGGTGCCCCGCATCTGGCCACGTCGTTCTGGTTCGCCCTCGGTGATCCCGACGCCGCCCGCGACCAGGTGCGTCAGCATCTGCTGCGCTACATGAACTGGATTCCGGCCGAATATGTCGAGGCGATGGTGCCGAGCACCGGGTGGGCCGGGAGCGAGGATGAACTGGCCGAGGTTCTGCGCCGGTTTGCGGCGATAGGCACCGATGAGATCCATCTGATCCCGACCAGCTCTGACCTGGGTCAACTGCGCAGTGTGGCCGAT is a window encoding:
- a CDS encoding LLM class flavin-dependent oxidoreductase, whose translation is MTMPVMEPDLDAMLLRDWARAIDDGPFASLCWGERIAFTNPDSLTLLGALSAWTERVRLVTTVIVPQLHDPVMLAKALATADVLSGGRLTVGLGIGGRDEDYRAVGADPATQKMGELAAAVAIMRRVWAGEKITEAVLPVGPAPVQPGGPPLLVGTIGPKTLRSAATWAEGLAGITMDLDVAKQNELFDVGRDAWRQAGRGAPHLATSFWFALGDPDAARDQVRQHLLRYMNWIPAEYVEAMVPSTGWAGSEDELAEVLRRFAAIGTDEIHLIPTSSDLGQLRSVADVVAEVGNAG